GGGGACCGCTGCAAGCGCAGTCGACACAACCTTCAATAATTCTATGGAACCTCGTTGTGACTTCTCTTTTGCTGTGGGACTTCCACTCAGGAGGTTTCCTTTGACGGCTCCCATGACCAGAGCCCCGTACTGATACGTATCACCCGAACGGAAACGCTGCGAATTAACAGGGGTCCAGACGTGACCGTCAACGGGCCTCATTATGGGGGCCAACTCCGGTAATGCGGAGACAAAAACGCAGAACAGAAATCCGATCAAAGCGGCTAGAGGAATGCGATCGATAATAGTGTGTATTTTTCCGGGCACCTGAAAATCAGTCATATCGATTCGCTTTTCTTGTCATAATCTGGGAGGCTGGAGGTATCCTTCGCTCCGGACGACGCAAAGCCGTCTAATCACTCCGCTCAGAACACCTCAGCCTTCGCCATCTTATATGCATAATTGCGAAATGGTATCATGGGATGCAGACCGCAAATCAAAGCGATTGAACGATTGCGACTATGGATCTGAAGTCCTTTGTTTTCATGCTCTTTCCGATATCATGAAGAGCATTCTGCAGATATGCGGGATGCTTTCTCACTATCAGGAAGAAATACCCGAAAATGGCATTCAACAAATCCGAGAGTCTCGGATCGACAAGATAACAGGTGTTGCACGCGGGAGGCAGCTCCTGTGCCAAGCCCTCGAATGAAGCGTTTCTCATCTTTCCGAGAATTGAATTGTTGTAAGCCGATTCCAGATCTTCATGGACAGTTCCGAAAATTAGTTCTCCATGATAATCCCTGCAACACGCGCTGATACTCCCGTCTCTCAATATGTGAAATCCGCCCCAGAGCTGATGGCACGGCATATTTAACGAGAAATCATCCAAATAGTTTTTTTCGAGAAAATACTCGTTTTGAGGCGCAAGTGAATTGATGAACCCGAACGAGAAATTTTCCGGGCCGGTCAGATAGGAAAAAACGAGGGGAATGAACGCGAGTTCGTGAAAATTGTCCTGTGACACAATGCTATGCACCGATACCGGAAAAGGCGATGAACTCGCAGCATTTCTCTTGGAGAAAGCCAGCAGAGATCGTTGGAACTGTTCCCATTTTCCACCGCACCGAATTTTTTCGTACGTGGGTTTGCTTGCAGCATCGATGGAAGGACGAATACTGACGATAACATCCCGAAATTCGAAGATGGTGTCGAGCTGCTTTTCACCCAGCAAGAAGTTCGACGAAAGAAAGCCCACACGGAGCTTCTTC
The sequence above is a segment of the Desulfomonile tiedjei DSM 6799 genome. Coding sequences within it:
- a CDS encoding radical SAM/SPASM domain-containing protein, with translation MLQLIKKIVPRPVKERFYFTRWYRYYARYNTRKQANLNRIADIIESLENLNLREYLKQTVPLGDPTKPIPVPREIVLEINNTCNIDCAMCRTSLSTRPKGLMDPDLFESITDKLSKLRINISSLHTIGEPLANRNLADYLKILRKKKLRVGFLSSNFLLGEKQLDTIFEFRDVIVSIRPSIDAASKPTYEKIRCGGKWEQFQRSLLAFSKRNAASSSPFPVSVHSIVSQDNFHELAFIPLVFSYLTGPENFSFGFINSLAPQNEYFLEKNYLDDFSLNMPCHQLWGGFHILRDGSISACCRDYHGELIFGTVHEDLESAYNNSILGKMRNASFEGLAQELPPACNTCYLVDPRLSDLLNAIFGYFFLIVRKHPAYLQNALHDIGKSMKTKDFRSIVAIVQSL